TTACAGTTTTTAACACAGGCTTCACAGCCTATACACTGACTATAGTCATATTCAACCTTTGCCGTACCTATTACTCCAAAATCCTGCATGTGAGCTTTTATACAGTCATTTGGACATCCTGTACAGGCAACTTTAAAGTGGTGGTCATGAGGAAATATTGCTTTTTCGATTCTCTTTGCAAGCTGCGTAGTATTATAGTTTGCAAATGGACAGACCTTATTTCCAATACATGCTGATATATTTCTAGTTCCTGCTGCTGGATATCCTTTATTTGGTTCACCGATTTCTACACCATTATCAACCTCAAGCTTTTGAATTACAGGCTCTATCATTTTGTTGACTTCAGGCATATCCTCAAACCTTATTCCTGTTATTTCAAAACCTTGTCTTATAGTGATGTGCATCTTGCCATCTCCATATTTCTTGGCTATATCATGAAGTATTGGCATAATATCTGCATCAAGCTCTCCACCTGGAATTCTTACTCTTAGAGAGGTAGTTCCTCTATGTTTTGTGATACGAAATGCATTCT
This is a stretch of genomic DNA from Acetoanaerobium sticklandii. It encodes these proteins:
- the asrC gene encoding sulfite reductase subunit C is translated as MLDLNTKKIKKNAFRITKHRGTTSLRVRIPGGELDADIMPILHDIAKKYGDGKMHITIRQGFEITGIRFEDMPEVNKMIEPVIQKLEVDNGVEIGEPNKGYPAAGTRNISACIGNKVCPFANYNTTQLAKRIEKAIFPHDHHFKVACTGCPNDCIKAHMQDFGVIGTAKVEYDYSQCIGCEACVKNCKIRVTGALSMKNGKVVRDERRCVGCGECALTCPTQAWSRNPQKYYRLVIMGRTGKKNPRIARTFLEWVDEDTIVKVIKNTYAFVDEYIDRSLPKEHVGYIVDRAGYQKFKEYALKDVILPKGAKVAEYIDFGGYKYERDAFMIEAE